Proteins encoded within one genomic window of Paraburkholderia sp. HP33-1:
- a CDS encoding copper resistance D family protein, which yields MNDGFLGISRLAFVALQNISFAVLVGTLLSDTWLSRSTSRWQARVSWHLLLTLRTGAFTTLVSSAIAFWIHCALMSESTLGEAGPAVRSMLVETGFGHAWLAGAAFMLIVVILSLVQSGPSIRLKPVIWLALAGVALSRSHAGHPVDAGVLSLPVWVDWVHLLAISVWVGIVFVASFIVLPRMFSAPVPARANSAAFVQSLSDAATFALVILFVTGTYSGWRGVNTPESMVTSTYGQVLLLKLTLVLIAAALGGHNRIFEMPRLLAFLRQAPSEPTARPLKRFAAVLQVESAVLAGVLVAAAVLASSPLPGTT from the coding sequence ATAAACGACGGTTTCCTCGGCATTTCGCGGCTGGCATTTGTGGCGCTTCAGAACATCAGTTTTGCCGTTCTGGTGGGCACATTGCTGAGCGACACATGGCTGTCTCGCAGCACGTCACGATGGCAGGCGAGAGTCAGCTGGCACCTGCTTCTCACCTTGCGTACTGGTGCGTTCACCACGCTTGTCTCCAGTGCAATCGCCTTCTGGATTCATTGCGCGCTGATGAGCGAATCAACGCTCGGGGAGGCCGGTCCCGCCGTCCGCTCGATGCTGGTGGAAACCGGTTTTGGCCATGCATGGCTGGCCGGTGCGGCTTTCATGCTGATCGTGGTGATTCTGTCGCTGGTGCAGTCTGGACCTTCGATACGCCTCAAGCCGGTCATCTGGCTCGCGCTCGCGGGCGTCGCACTGTCACGCAGCCATGCAGGTCACCCCGTCGATGCGGGCGTACTTAGCCTTCCGGTGTGGGTAGATTGGGTGCACCTGCTCGCTATCAGCGTATGGGTCGGAATCGTCTTCGTGGCGAGCTTTATCGTTTTGCCACGCATGTTCAGTGCACCAGTCCCAGCGCGTGCGAACAGTGCGGCGTTTGTTCAGTCGCTCTCTGACGCCGCCACATTCGCGCTGGTCATCCTCTTCGTCACCGGCACCTATAGCGGCTGGCGCGGAGTGAATACGCCAGAGAGCATGGTGACGTCCACATACGGGCAAGTGCTGCTGCTCAAATTGACGCTCGTACTCATTGCCGCCGCGCTTGGCGGACATAACCGGATCTTCGAGATGCCCCGATTGCTTGCCTTCTTAAGACAAGCACCGTCGGAACCCACCGCCCGGCCATTGAAACGGTTTGCCGCTGTTCTACAGGTCGAGTCAGCTGTGCTCGCTGGTGTACTTGTCGCGGCTGCGGTGCTTGCGTCCAGTCCGCTGCCCGGGACCACGTAA